The genome window ATCTCTTAATAAAAAAGGGGTAGAGAAAAAATATATGGATCCTTTCAATGCAGATGGTTTTAATATGTTCTTTGTTGCTAGTGTGAGTATGATTATGATGCTTTTGGGGACCATCTATGGATTTGTTCTTTATTTAGGTCCAATTCTTTGGGGATTAATTGGTTTAATAGCGGGAATTTGTATCACTATTCCGGTAGATTATTTGTATAAGCGGTGGAGAAATAAAGAAGAGATAAAGCCAAGTAAAGCGGAGTTAATTATCGTTATTCATTGTGAGGAGACTCAAGTAGCTTTAATAGAAAGTCTATTGTACCAACATCATACAATTGGGTTAGTTAAAATATAAAAAAAAGGAATCTAAATTTATAGACTCCTTGTTACTATTTTATCCACGTATTGCTTTAATTGCTTCTTCACGATTAGGATTGTTATAAATAAATGATCCGGCAACAAGAACATTCGCGCCTGCCTCTTTGACTAATACAGCAGTATCAGTATTAATACCACCGTCTACTTCAATATCAAGTGTTGGATTTAACAGATCTGCTAACTGACGTACTTCTTTAATTTTAGGAAGGACATTAGGAATAAAAGCCTGTCCGCCAAAACCAGGATTAACTGTCATTAATAGAACCATGTCAATATCTTCGATAATATGCTTAATCATTTCTACTGGCGTACTTGGATTTAATACTACTCCAGCCTTTACGCCCTGTTCTTTTATTAATTGAATAGTACGATGCAAGTGGCGAGAGGCCTCTACATGTACGGTGATGATATCAGCACCAGCCTTAGCGAATGCTGGAATATAAGCATCTGGATTTTCAATCATTAAATGAACATCTAATGGCAAAGTTGTCACAGGACGAATTGCTTCCACAATAAGTGGGCCAATAGTTATATTTGGTACAAAATGACCATCCATTACATCCACATGAATGTAATCAGCGCCACCTCGTTCTACATCTTTCACTTCATCCCCTAGCTTAGCAAAATCAGCGGAGAGAATGGAGGGTGCAATCTTAATCATTTGTATGCCTCCCTTTCTTAATCTATGTATTACATCAAAATTATAGCAGATTGTGAGATATCGAACAAGCTGATTGGATGCGCTTGCTTGTTTTTATGAAAGGTTGAGGATAAAAAATTGTAGCCACTTCGTTCGAATAAGAGGATAAATAGAAGTGGCTATCCATAAGTGAATCTCATCATAGTGAAGAATTATAGTTTAGTTATGATTTCTTTTTGAATATCAGCTGGTGCTGCAGCATAATTTGTTGAAATACATGTAATAAGCATTTCTTTATTCTTGTAGAAAGGTTCTTTGTTTTTATTATAATAAAAACGAACACTTTCTTCTTCTTTAAAAAATTCTTTCCCGATTTTTAATAGAGTAGTAACGGGTAGTTTCTCAAAGGAAACAGTGCTTACTTCTTCTTTTCTAGAAACTACAGGCTGTTCTTGGTCTGTATTCTTAAATTCGCTCACCAATTTTTTTAGAACTTTTTCTTGCGAGATTACTTGTTTCAAAAGTTTTTTACGAACTCTTTTTTTCTTCGATTGAAGTCCAAAAGTTTCTAATATATAGTGATGTAATTCTGTATTTTGTGTTACTTCTTCTTGCATCTTACTCATTGTATCCATTGCAAAACTCCTCTAATCTTTTCTTTCACCACTAAATCCATAGAAAATAGGGATTTGGCACTGAATCATTATATACTAAACTGTTAAAAGTACAAAATTTACTTCGGTTAACGAAATAAACATCTGTAAAAATAAGGTTAGCAAACTTAGAAAAAAAGGCATCAAAAGCCTTCTTTCAGACTGTCGACAAACTCCTAATTCGGTAATTAGGAGTTTGTCTTAGTTTATAAATATACATTATTTTAAATAAGAGTTAATTTCCGTTGCAGGGGTTCGCTTTCCGTGGGGCTCGCGCTGAGACGCTTCTGCCTAAAGGCCTGCAGGGTCTCAGACTGTCTCGCAGATCCCACAGGAGTCTCACCCCTTTCACTCCAATCAATGCATAATAATTCCATTTACATTTCCTAAATTCCTTTTGTCAACAAGCTGAAAGAAGGCATCAAAAGCCTTCTTTCCTTTATCCACGTTCTTCAAATAGGCGGACAATTTCTACGATTACATTTGTTGCTTTTACCATGTTATCGACAGAAATGAACTCATATTTACCATGGAAGTTTTCTCCACCTGTAAAAATATTGGGAGTTGGCAATCCCATATAAGATAACTGTGAACCATCTGTACCACCGCGAATTGGCTGAACAATTGGTGTAATACCGAGATTTACCATTGCTTGATAAGCTACATCCACAATTTCTTTTACGGGTTCAATTTTTTCCCGCATATTGTAGTATTGGTCGTTTAATTCCAGTTTTACTGTTTCGGCACCATACTTTTCATTTAACTCCGCTACAATTGTCTGCAGGATTCTTTTTCTCTCTTCAAAAGAAGTACGATCAAAATCACGGATAATATAAGCAAGCTTTGTTTCTTCCACGTCTCCCTCAAAGGATAGTAAATGATAAAAACCTTCATAGCCCTCCGTATATTCAGGTGCCTCATTTGCTGGTAAGCGGTTTTGTAATTCCATCGCTATTTTCATACTATTAACCATTTTTCCTTTTGCTGTACCAGGATGAACATTCGTTCCCTTCACTGTGATTTTTGCGCCAGCAGCATTGAAGCTTTCATATTGCAATTCGCCTAATGGCCCGCCATCAACAGTGTAAGCAAAATCAGCATTAAAGGCTTTTACGTTAAATTTATGTGGACCTCTGCCGATTTCCTCATCTGGTGTAAATGCCACTCTAATTTTACCATGTTTAATTGCTGGGTTTTCTTTTAAGTAAATAAGAGCTGTTACAATTTCGGCAATACCTGCTTTGTTATCTGCTCCTAGTAAGGTTGTGCCATCCGTTGTCAACAAAGTATGTCCTACGTAATTTTTTAATTCTGGAAAATCTTTAGGAGATAAAACGATATGTAAATCTTCGTTTAAGGTAATATCCTCCCCATCATAATTTTCCACTTTTTGTGGACGTACATTTTTACCTGTAAAATCAGTAGCAGTATCTAAGTGAGCAAGGAAGCCGATTGTCGGCACTTTTTTCTCAGTATTTGCTGGCAAAGTTGCCATCACATAACCGTTTTCATCAATCGTTACTTCTTCCATACCAATTTCTTTCAGCTCTTCCACCAATAAATTGGCTAATGTTAATTGTCCTGGTGTAGACGGACATTCTAAATTATTTTCATTTGATTGGGTATCGACAACTGCATACGATACAAAACGATTTATTATATTTTCTTTCATGCGATTCAACTCCTTTATCAGATAGTTTGATTTTATCATAGGAGGAATGAATAAGACGAATATTGTGAATTTATGCTAAAAAGTCTCCCATTTCAGTTGTCGTTGGTAAATAGGTATGTTCACAATTATGTTGAATTTAGTGGAGGATTGATGCTTTATTTACAGAGCTTTTTAGATAGAATATAGTTAATAGGGTTTGAAAAAGGAGATTGAGAATGAAAAGAAAAAATAGACCGATTATTATATTTAGTGTAATTGTGGTAATTATTATTATTTGTATCGCAGCTATATGGACACTAAAGAGTAAGGATAATGACGCAATTGAAGACATACAGAAAATAAATGCATCAGCTACTTTTAATCAACAAGAGGAAGAATATATCGTTTATTTCTGGCAAGCCACTTGTACATACTGTAAACAAATTGAAAAAGATGTTCTTTCTTTTAGCAATAACGGTGACACACCTATTTATGTTGTAGATATGCACGATGAAAAAAATGAATCGAGCTGGTATGACTGGGAAGAGCATCATAAAAAGTATGACCAAGTAATTGGGAAAATCGAAGACGGGAAAGAAGTATGGAATGAGGGCATAAACATAGAGAATTTCCAAAATGATAAAAATACTGCTTGGGGAATTGTCGCGAACGAAGAAAACCAAATCATTGCAACACATAATACTGCTTTCGGAAACGAAGTACCA of Niallia circulans contains these proteins:
- the rpe gene encoding ribulose-phosphate 3-epimerase is translated as MIKIAPSILSADFAKLGDEVKDVERGGADYIHVDVMDGHFVPNITIGPLIVEAIRPVTTLPLDVHLMIENPDAYIPAFAKAGADIITVHVEASRHLHRTIQLIKEQGVKAGVVLNPSTPVEMIKHIIEDIDMVLLMTVNPGFGGQAFIPNVLPKIKEVRQLADLLNPTLDIEVDGGINTDTAVLVKEAGANVLVAGSFIYNNPNREEAIKAIRG
- a CDS encoding thioredoxin fold domain-containing protein, giving the protein MKRKNRPIIIFSVIVVIIIICIAAIWTLKSKDNDAIEDIQKINASATFNQQEEEYIVYFWQATCTYCKQIEKDVLSFSNNGDTPIYVVDMHDEKNESSWYDWEEHHKKYDQVIGKIEDGKEVWNEGINIENFQNDKNTAWGIVANEENQIIATHNTAFGNEVPENAEEIEITGTPTMIKIKDGKFAAYAVGVEETVEMLGK
- the pepT gene encoding peptidase T translates to MKENIINRFVSYAVVDTQSNENNLECPSTPGQLTLANLLVEELKEIGMEEVTIDENGYVMATLPANTEKKVPTIGFLAHLDTATDFTGKNVRPQKVENYDGEDITLNEDLHIVLSPKDFPELKNYVGHTLLTTDGTTLLGADNKAGIAEIVTALIYLKENPAIKHGKIRVAFTPDEEIGRGPHKFNVKAFNADFAYTVDGGPLGELQYESFNAAGAKITVKGTNVHPGTAKGKMVNSMKIAMELQNRLPANEAPEYTEGYEGFYHLLSFEGDVEETKLAYIIRDFDRTSFEERKRILQTIVAELNEKYGAETVKLELNDQYYNMREKIEPVKEIVDVAYQAMVNLGITPIVQPIRGGTDGSQLSYMGLPTPNIFTGGENFHGKYEFISVDNMVKATNVIVEIVRLFEERG